The genomic interval ACAAGGAGGATGGTGCCCAGGGCAGCATCAACGAGGTGTATCAAGCAGCGAACGTTGACCAGAAGCTGCTTGACGACGAGTTCTACGCCGGTGGCCGGCTCGCGTTCAACAGCGACACGACGCCTGCGGAGAGGCTCTATGTCAAGGTTAAGAACAACGACCAGGTGAACGCGACCGGGCCCATCTCGCTGAGGCTTTACTTCACGAACGTTGCCCACTCTGAGCTCTCTTAACAGGATAGCGACCGGATGACTGACGAAAGCCAATTCTGTCCACATCTCGTCTGCGTTTGCCCACCAAAGGGAGCGGCGGACGTTTCAGGCAGCCTGATACGCCTCGACATCGTTGATGATGACTATAACGATGAGCTGCACTTCGGGGCGCTTCGTGCCGATTCGCTGGCGTTTTCTGTCGATCCGGGCACTGGCCGGTTCGACGTCATCATCAAGGGTGGCATCGTCCAGAGCGGCCCGGCGGGGCGTAGGTTTCAGGCGCAGATCATGCCCAGGATCGCGCACACTGGGGCATCGTTGACTGGTAGAACGCTGACCGGTCGGTTTAGGCAGCGCACGACGATATTCTATCTTCCGAGAGAGTTCTTTGCGGACGGCGAACGGATTGGGGTTCGTGTCTCGGCCGCGGACAGGTATGGTTACGAGCTCGATGAGACTTATTACTTCACGATGCACTCGTGGGGGTCTTTGAAGTGGCCCTCGTTCTCGCTATTCACCCAGGGCGGCGCAGGTCCTTTGAACGTTGTGTCGTTCCCGTGGTATGCACGCGGGGCGCCGTCTGAGGTCCCACTCAGCCTGATCTGGGGCAAGGACAGCTCCATCGACCTTGACCTCGATGACGCCTTGCTCCGAGCCGAGTCTCCGGTGACGAACGGTCAGGGCAAGGAGCTCATCGAGAACGGTTACTTACTTTTCAAGAAGGCTGGCGATGAGGAGTGGGACGAGGTCTCCTCCGATTCGGACATCCACCTCGGGCCATTAGTCACGAACAGTCCGGAGCAGGTTGTGCTCAAGCTGGCGGTCCCAGAGGGTGCTGTTACTGCGGGCCCGGTCGTCCTGACGCTGTCGCTAACTCCCGTCAGGGCATCACTGACCGGATCGAGAATGTCGGGCCGAGAGACCACGGGCGCATCGAGAGGGAGTCTGGGCGCCATGCCTGGTGCGGATTTCAAGTTCTATACCCATGCATTCATCATGTCTCCCGAAACGCGGGACTACTTCGAGAGCCACTTCATAAAGGCACAATCTTGACAGCGGCACATCACTCCAGTTCATCGATAAGGAGAATATAAGCAATGGCATACCCAGACAGCCCCGAATTCATCGATTTCGTGGACGAGAGAACCGAACCGGCAGAGATCGAGGAAGAGCAACACTCGATCACTCCGGGCAGCTACACTTACTCACTGAACGAGGTCCCTGACGCGGAGTATTCCATCTCGTGCACAGGAGAAGTCCACGGCAGCTACACCGTGTCGTTCACAAACACCGCACCCGGCTCTGGTTGCGTCTATGTAAACCCACTCAACGGCAACGCTCTCCACTGCGCGAGCGACGCCTCGGATAACCTTACCTGGTCATACTGGGGCCGCGGCACAGCCAACAACAAGCACATGCTGGAGCAGTATCGCGACCCGATCGAGCACGTCCACAAGGTCGCGAGGCAGTTCTGGGTGAGCGCCACATCGCCTCAGTCACAGGCTGTCACCATCGCCAAAGGCAACGCAGAGATCGCCGGCAAGCTCGTCGAATACAACGGCGGAACGCAGGATTTCTCATCTGCAACTTTTGACAATCCGGGCTACACAAAGGCCATTAGAATCACTGTTGACTCGTCCGGCCAAGTCACCTACTCAGAGGGGGACGAGGCGTCCTCGAGGGCGCTCTGTTCCGATCCGCCAGCGGTCCCCGCGAGCAAGAGCATAGCGATCGTGTTTCTTCGGGACGGCGCGGACATATCGGGTGATGACATTGTGAACACGCTGATCGAGGTCCCCTACCATTCTGGCGATCCCGGCTCCGGTGGTTCGGGCGACGCGGCCAAGTATCAATACGAGGCCGGGGTAGTCTCCGGGGATGCCGTCTGCATAAGCTCGCCGAGCACGGTCAGCAAAGCCGATGCGGATGACGATTCGTTGGTCCCCGCGATCGGTTTCGTAGAGGCGATTCTCGACGATACCTATTGTACGGTGCGGAGCTCGGGGATGCTGGATTTCAGCAACAAAACAACCTCCTATAGCGAGCTTACATACGGCCAACAGGTCTATCTGAGCACAGCAGCCGGCCGTTTGACCCAGACCCGCAACAAGACGCCCGACGAGTGGGACCAGTCACTTGGTATTGCCCTAAGCTCCAGCAAAGTTCAAATATCGATTGGCACAGCAACCAAGAATACAGCTGGTCCCACCCCCGGCCCCGGCCCTGGTCCAGAGCCTGGTCCTGGCCCCGGGACGGGTAACTATAAACATGAGGCCGGCGTTGCAGAGGCTGAGTTCGTTTATCTCAAGTCAGACGCTGAGACGGTTGACGAGGCGAAGGCCGATAGCGCCAGCACGATGCCAGCAATCGGTATTGTTGACGAGGTGATTGATGCGACGTGGTGTGTAGTCAAGAACAACTACCAGTGGAAGACAGCTGACCACGGTGGTGCGGCTCCGGGCGGCCTCACGCCTGGCGTTGCGGGCGACGTGTTCAATATCTCGGCCACAACGGAGGGCGAGGCGGTTATTTCGGCAGGTTTTATTGACCCGGAGCATTGGGTTCAACAATGTTGTAAGCAGATTGATGATGCAGGCACAATCTTCCTGATCTGTTGTAGCTCAGCGTATAAACCAGAACCCCCTGACCCTGGCGACGGCTACGATTATGACTGCGCCTCGGACGTTGGCACTGGTATGTCAGTCTATCTCGACAGCAGTAGCGTAGCCCGTAAGACTGATATATCGGACGACAGCAAGGTCAATGCTAAAGGCATTGTCAAAGCTGTAAACGCGACTAACAATCGCTGCACAATTGTCTGCCCGCCGAACATTTACCAGCCGGACACCAACTACGTAGCTGGTGAGTACTTCTTGGCGAGCACAGCTGGCACATGGGGGTTGCGCACCGATCCTTGGAAGCCTGGTGATTGGAAAGTGCGCATCGGCTTCGGGCGTGGCGAGACCGTGGGTGGCTTGCAGGTGGACATCAAGAACTACGGCAAGCTTGGAGACCCCACCGAGCCTATTACAGATGGAGACGGAGATGGAAATGTAGAGCCGGTAGTCCCTGATTGGGTGTTTGGGTATTTCGCTTTCGATGGCGCCGGCGAGCCCATCAACGACAAGTGGACGGAACAGACCTCGGCTGGCGGGTGCGATTACAGCTCCTACAACACCGTAAACAAGATGCTTGGTGTTCTGGTAAGCCATTGGTGGGATGGCCAGAGCGCATGGACATGTAAGGTGCTGATGCTAGGAGCTTATGGGTCTGGCTATGACAGCGGGGCGACCTATTTTGCTGGTGCAGATGGGGGGATTATGGCTGGCAAGAGTTTTGGCCACTTTGCAAAGCTGGCAGGAAGGGGCCGACCCGATGGAAAGATCGATGTCATGGGTGGGGCAGCATGGCCATTTGAGTTTGTGAACGGTGATGTTGGCGACCCTGTGCCGCTGTATCCCTACACAGCGATAATGAATCCTGCACCTCTTCCTCAGCCCTTCGAGAAGGTGCGAGATAACGATGGCTCAACTTTGCCGATTGTGGCGGATTACACTTCAGAAGAATACATCGTTGAGGTGCCGACTGTCATTGCCAGTGTAGACTTCTTTGCCAAGTCGACCGGTGTTGGTGCAGGGGCTTACTTGGAGTGCGATCTTCTTGACGTAAGCAACCCATTGGCCCCTGTAAGCCTGCTCACAACGAAGGCACATCTCACCGCTCAGGGTGATGGCACACGTGGCGACACGCTGCCGTCCTCGCCCAACTCGGCAAGTCACCAACGGGCGGTTCTAGACCAGACTAAGTTTCCGCTCGCCGTGGGGAAAACGATTGTGCGGACACACACCAGACAAGGTGTCTATTCCACCGCGCCGTACGGGATTGGCACAATCATTAACAAGTATGGTGTGAAGGAATGACTGCTCGTGCTTTCATCCTTCGTAGTAGTTCTACTACAGAGAACGGGTCGCAGCGTGCTACGCAGAGTAGTAGCTGTCGCATAAACGACCTTCAGGTCTCGGAGCATTTCAACCTACGGGAGTTTCAATGTCCTTGCTGCGCACTGGTGAAGCTTGATAGCCGTCTAATAACAGCGCTGGAGAGCTTGAGGGCGAACATTGGCGGCAAGCCGATCATTGTGACCTCAGGCTATCGATGCTCTGACCATAACAAGATGCTCTGCGGGGCTATAAACAGCGATCATCTACACGGCTGGGCGGCGGATATCGTCGTTCGTGGTATGGATGCGCACGAGATTGCTCTGGCCGCCGAAGCATTGCCGGATCTGATCAAACGCATCGGGACATATCGAGACAGAATCTGCGTCCATATCGGAGTTGAGGAACGAGAGGGCCTACCGCCGAGATGGGGACAGACCAATACTACTCTACGTAGTACGTACGTAGCACGAGTGTTTAGCCGGGGAGGAGGGTAACATGCACACGGACGATTCGGACGCCATTGAGAGGATAAGGGCCCTAGAGAGGCAGAAGGATGAGCTTTGGCCGCAATACGTGGATGGTCTGTGCCCCTACTATCGGGAGCACATTATGCCCCAGAACCCTCTTCGGTTCACAACATCGCCTCGTGCTGCCGTGCCGGTTGGCGACAACGGGACGCTCGCCGTGCTATCCACGCTCGGCCTCTGAGCTTGCGGCAGAGGTCATAGCGGCTGATTCTACCTCCACCAGGTCTGATACTACATGGGCAGAATGGTTGTTTTCCGCCGGGACAGACCGTAAGACAATCACGTTACCTGTAACCCAGAGGTCAGATGCTTTCCGTTCGCCTCCTTGACAGGTGTCTGCTGCGTAGTTATGTTCCTCGCTATGCAGACGAACGACAAGTCCCAAAATGAGCTGCTGGTCGAACGAGGCCACGGATGCTGGTTTACTGACTCGTCCGGTCGTGAGCTCATAAACTTCTCCGCCTCGGCGTTGGGCATCCCTTTGGGCTATGGAAACAACATCGTCCGGTCTGCGGTTCTTGAGGCAGTAGAGACGAATGTGCCCAGCACCTCAGGCTGCGAGCTCGAGCACGATGTCTGCGGGCGGCTCGGGGAGATTCTGGCGAACTTCAAGCCACTGTTCTACGACAGGACAGTGCTCTTCTTCCCTTCCTCCGACCATGCACTTGACGCCGCCCGCCGGGTGGCCATAGAACACACATCCCGGAAGCACCTCATCTATGTTACTGGTGGGTCCCACGGGCGAGACTCCCAGCACCTGAGCTATGGCAGGCAGCCTATGCCCACACGGGGGATCGGGACAGACCCGTGCGGTGGCATGTATCTGCCCTTCCCTGGGACTCCTAACTCGCCCATTAACAGCACTGAAACGTTCGTAGCGCACCTCCAAGACTTCATCTTCAAATGTGTAGCGCACCCTTATGAGATAGCAGCCGTGGTTGTGCCGCCCGTGGCATTCTCGGATTCGGTTCTCGTGCTTCCCGACGGCTTCCTACCCGCTATCAGCAGACTGTGCCGCCAGAACGGCATTCTGCTGATCGTCGATGAAACCCGTCTCGGCTGCGGGGTGCTGGGCACTGTTCTGGCGTCGGACCAGTGGGATTTTGAGCCGGACATCCTGTGCCTGGGAGAACCATCGGCAAATGGTTTCGCCTTCGGGGCCACAATCGTGCTCAAGTCCGTTCTCGATTTCGATTTAGGCGCCCTTGCCGGGCCTTCTCGCAGCCAGAGGATAGCCTGCGCGGTGGCACGCGCCATCCTAAAGCAGAGCGAGAGCATGTTGACAGCCGCCGCGAAGAGGATCGAGGCGCACCTCCAGCGAGAGCTCGACAGAATCGAGCAATCACACTCGCTTGTAGAACATGTGTCAGGCAAGGGCGTGTTGTGGTCGCTCTCGCTAGAGGACCGACCCGCCTCCGACCCTGCGTGCTTGGCCCTGCGCGACCATCTGGCTGAAGTCGCTCTCGACCGGGGCCTTTTCCTCGCCAAAACCGGTATGAGATCGCTGGTAATCGCGCCACCGTTAGTGATCTCGGACGCTGAGCTAGAGCATGGACTTCATATTCTTGAGGAGGTCTTGGCAGAACTCTCCTGAGACCATCTCTGCTGATACATGAATCACATCACCGCAGCGATTGATTGCCTGCTCGGGGAGGTGCTGTCGCTCAGGAAGGGCGAAAGCCTGCTGATCCTTGCGAGCGACTACCCGCCCACGGGACTTGCCCAGCAGGTTGAAAGAAGAGCACACGAGCTAGGGCATCAGGCCGAATCTGCCCTTCTGCCGGAGCGCCTAGGTTTCTATGTGGAGCCCCCGGAAGAGGCCGCCAGGAAGATGCGGTCAGCGAACGTCATCCTCGACCTAGCCCGCAGTTCCACCTACTACAGCAGGGCCACGAAAGAAGCTCTGAGGCGAGGCGCCAGGGTCTTTTGCCTCTCTGGGCTTGAATCTGGTGAGTTTGAGAGACTCATGCTCTCGGTCAACAGCGCTGAGGTCCGGGCGCTCGCCCAACGACTGCTCGCCCTCATGCGCCGCTCGACGCGCATCGAGATACTCTCAGACCGCTCCTTTGCGCTGTGGGCGTCGCTGGGCCGGCCCTGGTCAAGGGAGCTGCTCCAGCTGCCGGTATTCAGGCGGTATCTGAACTCCTTTTTCGACGAACCCTCCGGACTGTGCATGCGGCCGGGCACGCTGTCGTCGCTCGCAGGACAGGTGTCATTCAGCGGACTCAGGGCGACAATCAATGGGCGCCTCAGGATCGATGGTGCGGTATTCCCGTCCGAGCAAGACTGCCCACTCGCAGAGCCGTTCAGCATCGATGTGCGGCGTGGTCGCGTGGTGAAAGTGGAAGATAGCCCTGCGGGCAATCGGCTAAGAAAATGGCTGGCAGACAACGCTCGCAGAGGTGCGCGAGAGGTCATGCACTTCTCGTTCGGCCTCAATCCCGCCGCAAAACTCGGCAACTCCATCCTTGAGAACGAGAGGGTCTTTGGCGCTTTGACGCTGGGAATCGGCTACGGCGCAAGAGGCGCCCACAAGGACCTGGTGGCGGTCGCACCATCGGTGTGGGTCGATCAGAAGCCGCTCTTCAGTCGCGGCGAGCTCGTCCATCCAGAGATTCCGTATCAGAGGAGCGTGCTAACACGCCGTCCCGGCTCCTGAGCAGAAACGAACCAAGCAGGAGAATGAGAAGCGGCGTGAACATGTAGGGCCAGATAATCGGCGAGAACAGCAGAAACGAAAGAAGCGACAGGCCCATGAAATCTATCAGGTCCGCAAGCTCCCGCAATCGCCTGACCGCCAGTGCCAGGATGAGCAATTGCGTCCCGGCGATAATCGGTTTGAGAAGAAATTCTAGACCATGCTGAAAGAAGAACGGAGCGAACGACAACGACTTCTCCCAGGCACGCTCGTTGATCCACTTCTCGACTGCAAATGGCGCGAAACGCCCGTAGATGCCATCGAGGAACTGATGAGGCGAGTCGATCACGAAGGGCAAACAGAGGGAGATAGGGACGGCAATTGCCAGCAAAAGGCACCGCCAGCCCGCTCTGGCATCCATCCGCCTGAAAAGGAAAATAGCGTAAAAAGGTAACAAGAGAACTGCCTGTTGCCGTGAGGCGACGCAGAGACCCATTGTCAGAGCGGCCGCGATGTGCCTCTCGCTGGCGACAAAAACAATGAAAAGCGACAACAGAAACCAAAAAACTGCCCCCGGCGTGATGGCGCTGAAGCGCAGGGTGACGCTAGAGAATAGGACCAGGGCGAGCAGCAACTTCGCTTTGCCGGCATTCGGGTCGAGGTCTGGAAGCCGGAAAGCGCCAAAAACCAGCAATATAGCCGAGCAGCAAAGCAGCACCGTTACGAACCGTGGGTCTATCAGAAGCACGTACGCCGGCAGAAATGCCAGCCACGTCGCCGGCAGATATGTCAGCGGCAGGTCCCAGGGCATAAGATAGTGCGAATATGGGTTAGTCCCAGAAAGAAACCGTCTGCACGCAAGCTTAATCAGCGGCAACATGTCGGTGTGCTTGGGGTCAAGTGGAGCCTGGAGCGATATCGAGGCTTGGCAGAGTAATGATATGAAGACCAGGACGCTTGCGAAAGAGAGCGCTCGCCTGAACGTCAGCCAGCACGCCGCAACGACGAGAGCAAGCAGACCCAGCGCAAGCGATCGATGTCCCAGAAACATCGGGCAGCCCGTAAACGCCCCAATTGCCAGTGCTACGAATCCGCACGTCGCTGCTCTCCAGAAAAGCTCGTTTCCGGGTTGGACGGACCCGGCGGAGAGTGGTTCACGCCCCCTCCGCCCGAGCACAAACGCCAACGAAGTGGACGCCGCAAACAGCACGGTCAGACAGAACATTAAGTATGCATTGAGCCTTCCATAGTAGAGACCCAAGATGTGCAGCGCGGCGATCGAGGCGATAACGAGCGCAAACCTTGACGAGAACTTGCCGACTGACAACGTGCCACCCACTGAGGTATGATGAATCTGTATGTTTCAGCCGACGTAGCTCTTCGACCCACGATAGCCAAGTCAGCTAGACTGACACGCAAGCGTAAATCGCGCCTGTGGGGCGCGTCAATCGGCATTCGTGCCAACGAGGTATTCCATGCCAAGAGTGGCGGTCATAGTTCCGAACTATAACGGCAGGAAGTTGCTCGAAAGATGCCTGAAGAGCCTTTCGAGGCAGACGTTTGCCGATTTTGAGACCGTAGTCGTTGACGACGGCTCAACCGACGACTCCATCGCCTTCGTCAAGGCCAACTACCCCCAGGTCCGTCTGGTCCTGCTTCGGCGAAACCTGGGCTTCAGCGCGGCCATAAACGCCGGCATCCACGCCACAGACAGCGAAGACGTTGCATTTCTGAACAATGACACAGAGGTAACGCCCAACTGGCTGAAATCCCTTGTGGAGGCGCTCGAGGCGCATCCCTCCGCCGGGTCTGCCTCGTCCAAGATACTCTGGGACCACGCCAGAGATACGATCTACGCGGCCGGCGATTTCTTTTGCCGAGAGGGATTTGGCGGGAATATCGGCTCCGGCGCGACGGCTATTGGCGCCTTCGAGGCGACTCGCCTCGTCTTCTCGGCATCGGCTTGCGCGGCCCTATATCGCCGCCGGGCGCTCGATGATGTCGGCCCGCTTTCGGAGCACATCTTCATGTTTTACGAGGACATCGACCTCGGATTTCGCATGCAGCTTGCAGGCTGGAACTGCATCTACGCTCCAGCCGCCGTCGTGTATCATACCGGCACGGCAACTGCCGGCATCTTCAGCATAAGACGCAAGTTCCTTCTCGCGAGAAACGAGCTCTTCGTCATCGCGAGAGACCTGCCCGGCGCCATTTTGCGAGGGAACTTCGCAGCAATCCTTCGTCACCAGTTCAGGGAGAGCGTGCACGCGCTCGACGAGGGCAGGCCAGGGACACTTCTAAATGCTCGACTTGCCGCAATAGCGGCCCTGCTAAAACTTCTTAGATCAAGAAAAGGAATAATGGCCGCACGCCGCGACTCAACCGAACATATCGCGAGCCTCATCCAGCCTTACGACGACATATACCCGCCCGCAAGCAGCCCCCGTGGCGATGATATACCCAGTCCAGGGCCATCCCCTATCGGCGCACGAGTCCTCATCATCAGGTCCGCAGGGCCGCTGCTTCTGCGCGCAATTGACTACGCTCGCAAATCGCTGAAGGCCGTCGAGATAGACGTCCTAACCATGCCTGGTTACGAGAGGACAGTGCCCGCCGAGCAGGGAATCCATACCATTACGTATCCCGCCAGAGACAGGTTCTGCGGCTGTACGATGCCGTCGCGACTGGCCCGGCAGCTGCGGGAGAGACGCTACCAAACCGCGCTGGTCTTATGTGGTGGAAGGCCAGAGATAGGGTTCCTGAACGTCGATCTCGTTGCGCTTGGCGCGCGTGCCAAGAAGGTCATATACCTAATGCCGGACGGCTCAACGCGTCAGCTCAACAGGAAGCTTCTCGCCAGTAAGTTCGCAAGGTTCGGGCTGAATCTCTGCATCGCCGGGGCGGCGTTCCTCGCCTCGCTGGCGTTCCTGCTTAGTCTCCTGCTGGCAAGTGCATTTGAGCGACGCTTCACGGAAACGGTCGAGGACAAGAACCGGCCATAGGGCGACTGAAGCCTATTATTTCCTGCCGAGGACAACTGCCCACGGCCAACGTCCAACGGATAACCGTCAACTGGTTCCCTATGCACCGAGCTTTTCAAGCCACTTGCGAGCCTTTCTGTGATCAGGAATGAGCTCAAGACATCTCCTAAACTCCCTGGCCGCAAGACCCTTCTGCCTCATCCTGAATCGGCACTCCCCGAGATGGAAGCTTATACCGCCAAGAAGGGCCGACCCACCACACTTATCTCCCCTCTTGGCAATCGCCCTCACCTTCCGGAGGAGATCGAGCGCTCCCTTGAAATCGCCCTCTCGAATCAGAAGCGACCCCAGGTGATAATGGGCCATGATGTGCTTTGGACATATCGTTATTAGCGCCTGAAGAAGGCTCCTGGCTGCCTTGTCGTCG from bacterium carries:
- a CDS encoding aminotransferase class III-fold pyridoxal phosphate-dependent enzyme: MQTNDKSQNELLVERGHGCWFTDSSGRELINFSASALGIPLGYGNNIVRSAVLEAVETNVPSTSGCELEHDVCGRLGEILANFKPLFYDRTVLFFPSSDHALDAARRVAIEHTSRKHLIYVTGGSHGRDSQHLSYGRQPMPTRGIGTDPCGGMYLPFPGTPNSPINSTETFVAHLQDFIFKCVAHPYEIAAVVVPPVAFSDSVLVLPDGFLPAISRLCRQNGILLIVDETRLGCGVLGTVLASDQWDFEPDILCLGEPSANGFAFGATIVLKSVLDFDLGALAGPSRSQRIACAVARAILKQSESMLTAAAKRIEAHLQRELDRIEQSHSLVEHVSGKGVLWSLSLEDRPASDPACLALRDHLAEVALDRGLFLAKTGMRSLVIAPPLVISDAELEHGLHILEEVLAELS
- a CDS encoding glycosyltransferase family 2 protein, which codes for MPRVAVIVPNYNGRKLLERCLKSLSRQTFADFETVVVDDGSTDDSIAFVKANYPQVRLVLLRRNLGFSAAINAGIHATDSEDVAFLNNDTEVTPNWLKSLVEALEAHPSAGSASSKILWDHARDTIYAAGDFFCREGFGGNIGSGATAIGAFEATRLVFSASACAALYRRRALDDVGPLSEHIFMFYEDIDLGFRMQLAGWNCIYAPAAVVYHTGTATAGIFSIRRKFLLARNELFVIARDLPGAILRGNFAAILRHQFRESVHALDEGRPGTLLNARLAAIAALLKLLRSRKGIMAARRDSTEHIASLIQPYDDIYPPASSPRGDDIPSPGPSPIGARVLIIRSAGPLLLRAIDYARKSLKAVEIDVLTMPGYERTVPAEQGIHTITYPARDRFCGCTMPSRLARQLRERRYQTALVLCGGRPEIGFLNVDLVALGARAKKVIYLMPDGSTRQLNRKLLASKFARFGLNLCIAGAAFLASLAFLLSLLLASAFERRFTETVEDKNRP
- a CDS encoding D-Ala-D-Ala carboxypeptidase family metallohydrolase: MTARAFILRSSSTTENGSQRATQSSSCRINDLQVSEHFNLREFQCPCCALVKLDSRLITALESLRANIGGKPIIVTSGYRCSDHNKMLCGAINSDHLHGWAADIVVRGMDAHEIALAAEALPDLIKRIGTYRDRICVHIGVEEREGLPPRWGQTNTTLRSTYVARVFSRGGG